From Pseudarthrobacter equi, a single genomic window includes:
- a CDS encoding RidA family protein, protein MSTPAEARTGAESAPVSAVEQRLAELGLTLPEVAAPVASYVPAVISGNHVYTSGQLPFINGKLEATGKVAAGAEAFADEPTVSPEDAQKYAAVCAVNALAAVKSVIGDLDRITRIVKVVGFVSSDPTFTGQPAVINGASELLGRVLGDAGQHARSAVGVAVLPLDSPVEVELIAEFS, encoded by the coding sequence ATGAGCACCCCCGCAGAAGCCCGCACCGGCGCGGAATCAGCCCCCGTTTCGGCTGTTGAGCAGCGCCTGGCCGAGCTCGGCCTGACGCTCCCCGAGGTTGCCGCCCCCGTGGCCTCCTACGTTCCCGCCGTCATCTCCGGCAACCACGTCTACACCTCCGGCCAGCTGCCGTTTATTAACGGCAAACTCGAAGCTACGGGCAAGGTGGCCGCCGGTGCCGAAGCATTCGCCGACGAGCCCACGGTTTCCCCCGAAGACGCCCAGAAGTACGCCGCAGTGTGCGCTGTGAACGCCCTCGCCGCCGTCAAGAGCGTCATCGGCGACCTTGACCGGATCACCCGGATCGTCAAGGTTGTGGGATTCGTCTCCTCCGACCCCACCTTCACCGGGCAGCCCGCCGTGATCAACGGAGCCTCGGAACTGCTGGGCCGCGTCCTCGGCGACGCAGGCCAGCACGCCCGTTCCGCCGTCGGCGTTGCAGTCCTTCCCCTCGACTCCCCGGTGGAAGTCGAACTGATCGCCGAATTCAGCTAG
- a CDS encoding DUF4177 domain-containing protein has translation MTKWEYATIPLIIHATKQILDQWGEDGWELVQVVTGPDGNGLVAYLKREKQ, from the coding sequence ATGACCAAATGGGAGTACGCGACGATTCCGCTCATTATTCACGCCACGAAGCAGATCCTGGACCAGTGGGGAGAAGACGGCTGGGAGCTCGTCCAGGTCGTCACAGGACCGGACGGAAACGGCCTGGTTGCCTACCTCAAGAGGGAGAAGCAGTAG
- a CDS encoding transglycosylase domain-containing protein, whose translation MATRKNPLFDTATTLGKILIFLGVSAVCGVLVAGLLVPAAAVSGSAASGSIEFFDTLPAELKVDPPNQTTRILAADGSEIASVYTENRTKVALDQISPFMKEAVIAVEDSRFYEHGGVDTTGILRALAATARGNKQGASTITQQYVNNVLNANLAAEGNEDQIKLNGVNKGVGDKLREMKLAIALEKEFSKDQILEGYLNIVFFNRDAYGIEAASRYFFSTTAKDLTLPQAALLAGLVNSPSAFDPITNPESSKQRRDLVLGLMLNQGKITKEEHDAAVATPVEPKVTQPKQGCAYASSAPYFCDYILHLLENNPAYGAEREERQRLIYGGGLTITTTLDPKAQAVAQDQVNASAGANPDKWGAALVSVQPNSGKIISMAQNTTFLPNQGFDSQLNFNVDQMDKDGNDLNGIGGFQPGSTMKPFTFAEWLNEGKSMNTVVNAAQRVYPLSFPWRNTCGKVTGGYSTAQKNAGLGTADDLQNAEPQWYRNLSVLEGLYNSINTVTFASAAQLDFCGIQKVVDAVGLHSGLPSADGSDPNPKIDMNLLGNLLGSTQTSPLTMASAFATFANDGKYCEAIAITSVTDATGKQLPAQSTNCRDAIKPEVARGVNYALQEVLNRGSGSLIQPRISTRTSFPIGAKTGTSNNNGSTWVVGHTSGLATATWFGDALGAQGRPGQNITVNGKFYQGIDGYMIAGPMFSNYMSQIAPGYGTDPFPAPPSNLVNGTTRSTTPATTAPQATQAPSAPAASQPAPQPSNNGNGNGNGSGKD comes from the coding sequence ATGGCAACTCGTAAGAACCCCTTATTCGACACTGCCACCACCCTCGGAAAGATCCTCATTTTCCTTGGCGTGAGTGCTGTCTGCGGTGTCCTGGTGGCCGGCCTCCTGGTGCCGGCCGCTGCCGTCTCCGGCAGCGCAGCGAGCGGTTCGATCGAGTTCTTCGACACCCTCCCGGCAGAACTGAAGGTCGATCCGCCCAACCAGACCACCAGGATCTTGGCCGCGGACGGCAGCGAGATCGCCAGCGTCTACACGGAAAACCGCACCAAGGTTGCCCTGGACCAGATCTCCCCGTTCATGAAGGAAGCTGTCATCGCCGTCGAGGACAGCCGTTTCTACGAGCACGGGGGTGTGGACACCACCGGCATCCTGCGTGCCTTGGCTGCCACCGCCCGCGGCAACAAGCAGGGCGCCTCCACCATCACGCAGCAGTACGTGAACAACGTGCTGAACGCCAACCTCGCCGCCGAAGGCAACGAGGACCAGATTAAGCTCAACGGCGTCAACAAGGGCGTGGGCGACAAGCTCCGCGAGATGAAGCTGGCCATCGCCCTCGAAAAGGAGTTCAGCAAGGACCAGATCCTTGAGGGCTACCTCAACATCGTCTTCTTCAACCGCGACGCGTACGGCATCGAAGCCGCCTCGCGGTACTTCTTCAGCACCACCGCCAAGGATCTGACGCTCCCCCAGGCAGCGCTCCTGGCCGGCCTGGTGAACAGCCCCTCCGCTTTTGATCCCATCACCAATCCGGAGAGCTCCAAGCAGCGCCGCGACCTGGTGCTGGGCCTGATGCTGAACCAGGGCAAGATCACCAAGGAAGAACACGACGCCGCAGTGGCCACCCCGGTGGAGCCCAAGGTGACCCAGCCCAAGCAGGGTTGTGCGTACGCGTCCTCCGCCCCCTACTTCTGTGACTACATCCTGCACCTGCTGGAGAACAACCCGGCCTACGGCGCCGAACGAGAAGAACGCCAGCGCCTGATCTACGGCGGCGGCCTGACCATCACCACCACGCTTGACCCGAAGGCCCAGGCTGTTGCCCAGGACCAGGTCAACGCTTCCGCAGGTGCCAACCCCGACAAGTGGGGCGCCGCCCTGGTGTCCGTCCAGCCGAACTCGGGCAAGATCATTTCGATGGCCCAGAACACCACCTTCCTGCCGAACCAGGGGTTCGATTCGCAGCTGAACTTCAACGTGGACCAGATGGACAAGGACGGCAACGACCTCAACGGCATCGGTGGTTTCCAGCCCGGTTCCACCATGAAGCCGTTCACGTTCGCGGAGTGGCTCAATGAGGGCAAGTCCATGAACACCGTGGTCAACGCCGCCCAGCGGGTGTACCCGTTGAGCTTCCCGTGGCGGAACACCTGCGGCAAGGTAACCGGCGGCTACAGCACCGCGCAGAAGAACGCGGGCCTCGGCACCGCCGACGACCTGCAGAACGCCGAGCCGCAGTGGTACAGGAACCTCTCCGTCCTGGAAGGCCTCTACAACTCCATCAACACGGTCACGTTCGCTTCGGCAGCCCAGCTGGACTTCTGCGGCATCCAGAAGGTGGTTGACGCTGTAGGACTCCACAGCGGCCTGCCCTCGGCAGACGGCTCGGATCCCAACCCGAAGATCGACATGAACCTGCTGGGCAACCTGCTGGGTTCCACCCAGACGTCGCCGCTGACCATGGCCAGCGCGTTCGCCACGTTCGCCAACGACGGCAAGTACTGCGAGGCCATCGCCATCACGTCCGTCACTGACGCTACCGGCAAGCAGCTGCCTGCGCAGTCCACCAACTGCCGGGACGCCATCAAGCCCGAGGTTGCCCGCGGCGTGAACTACGCACTTCAGGAAGTCCTGAACCGCGGCTCCGGTTCGCTGATCCAGCCCCGGATCTCCACCCGCACCAGCTTCCCCATCGGCGCCAAGACGGGTACGTCCAACAACAACGGCTCCACCTGGGTTGTTGGCCACACCAGCGGCCTTGCCACCGCCACCTGGTTCGGTGACGCTTTGGGCGCCCAGGGCCGCCCGGGCCAGAACATCACCGTCAACGGCAAGTTCTACCAGGGCATTGACGGGTACATGATTGCCGGGCCGATGTTCTCGAACTACATGTCCCAGATTGCCCCGGGCTACGGTACCGACCCGTTCCCGGCACCGCCGAGCAACCTGGTGAACGGCACCACCCGGAGCACCACTCCGGCCACCACTGCTCCACAGGCCACGCAGGCACCGTCCGCCCCGGCAGCAAGCCAGCCAGCCCCCCAGCCGAGCAACAACGGCAACGGGAATGGCAACGGCAGCGGGAAAGACTAG
- a CDS encoding metallophosphoesterase yields MTMDTLVSRARTIGRGFAVTAGAGTAAGLAAFGYGLWEKNQFGLREETLPILPPGRDPFRILHLSDIHFVPGQDKKAAWLQQLATLRPDLVVNTGDNLSHIKAVDPLLAALKPLMEFPGVFVPGSNDYFAPTFKNPASYLMGPSKAKPKPVALDWPRLRSGFGMGGWVDLTNRNQSLVLNGMRFDFSGVDDPHLNRERYAGWPRGTRNQDAKDHLRVAVIHAPYQRVLDHFTDEGADLLLAGHTHGGQLCIPGYGALVSNCDLPTWRAKGLNDWQSNGRTTPVNVSGGIGTSRFAPVRIACRPEAVLLTLTSPS; encoded by the coding sequence ATGACCATGGACACGTTGGTAAGCCGCGCCCGGACTATCGGGCGCGGCTTTGCCGTAACCGCAGGAGCAGGGACAGCGGCCGGGCTGGCCGCCTTCGGGTACGGCCTGTGGGAGAAGAACCAGTTCGGCCTGCGTGAAGAGACGCTGCCCATCCTTCCCCCCGGCAGGGATCCGTTCCGCATCCTGCACCTCAGCGACATCCACTTTGTTCCGGGCCAGGACAAGAAGGCTGCCTGGCTCCAGCAGCTGGCCACCCTCCGTCCGGACCTGGTGGTGAACACCGGAGACAACCTCAGCCACATCAAGGCCGTGGATCCGCTCCTGGCTGCCCTCAAGCCGCTGATGGAGTTCCCGGGCGTCTTCGTCCCGGGTTCGAACGACTACTTCGCCCCCACCTTCAAGAACCCCGCTTCCTACCTGATGGGTCCGTCCAAAGCCAAGCCCAAGCCGGTGGCCCTGGACTGGCCGCGGCTGCGGTCCGGCTTCGGAATGGGCGGCTGGGTGGACCTGACCAACCGGAACCAGTCGCTGGTCCTGAACGGCATGCGCTTCGACTTCTCCGGCGTGGATGATCCCCACCTGAACCGGGAGCGCTACGCAGGCTGGCCCCGCGGAACCCGGAACCAGGACGCCAAGGACCACCTCCGGGTGGCCGTCATCCACGCGCCCTACCAGCGGGTGCTGGACCACTTCACGGACGAGGGTGCGGACCTGCTGTTGGCCGGCCACACCCACGGCGGGCAGCTTTGCATCCCCGGCTACGGTGCGCTCGTCTCCAATTGCGACCTCCCCACCTGGCGCGCCAAGGGCCTGAACGATTGGCAGAGCAACGGACGTACGACGCCGGTCAACGTCTCCGGCGGCATCGGCACTTCGCGCTTTGCTCCAGTCAGGATCGCTTGCCGCCCCGAGGCCGTCCTGCTGACCCTCACCTCCCCTTCCTGA
- a CDS encoding ABC transporter ATP-binding protein produces the protein MAKQTPFFRSISRLYPHVRPIIPRLLLGLLCALMASIVALTIPQVLRVLVNESLKPGGASDAVWISAGVILVLGVAEAGLVALRRQFVINPATTVETRMRVSLYDHLQDLTVSFHDRWGSGQLLSRAMTDLNFLRRWMAFGAIMLVVTTLTVIIGIVAMFAMSWQLALIFLAAAVPITINSFRFRTRFSKVARRSQDQAGDLATTVEESVHGIRVLKAFGRSREALENFNEQAEELRQTEIEKARHQATFTMVVTLLPELALGAGLVVGVMLCASGQLSIGSLVAFFATAAVIASPVEFSGMLLAMALTAKTAIDRHYEVMDTQNTITSPPQPRTPATLAGTLRFNNASFAFEDAPDKPILKNINLEVRPGETMALVGITGSGKSALIQLVPRLYDVSDGSITIDGVDLKEFDVGELRRLVGVAFEDTTLFSNSVRDNVLLGARERTDDVLEEALDVAQAHFAHSLPEGVDTLIGEEGLSLSGGQRQRIALARAIAARPRVLVLDDPLSALDVHTEELVEARLREVLKDTTTLIVAHRPSTVALADRVALLEDGRIAAVGTHTELLASNAHYRYVIASLDQEPRDLDSELSELEDQAEEVTR, from the coding sequence ATGGCGAAGCAAACTCCATTTTTCAGGTCAATAAGCCGTCTCTACCCCCATGTCCGGCCCATCATCCCCCGGCTGCTGCTCGGGCTCCTCTGCGCATTGATGGCAAGTATCGTGGCCCTCACCATCCCGCAGGTCCTGCGGGTGCTGGTCAACGAATCACTGAAGCCCGGCGGCGCATCCGATGCTGTGTGGATCTCGGCCGGCGTCATCCTGGTCCTCGGTGTGGCAGAAGCGGGCCTGGTGGCGTTGCGCCGCCAGTTCGTCATCAACCCGGCCACCACCGTCGAAACCCGGATGCGGGTGTCCCTCTACGACCACCTGCAGGACCTGACCGTATCGTTCCACGACCGGTGGGGTTCCGGGCAGCTGCTGTCCCGCGCAATGACGGACCTGAACTTCCTCCGCCGCTGGATGGCTTTCGGCGCCATCATGCTGGTGGTCACCACACTGACGGTCATCATCGGCATCGTGGCCATGTTCGCCATGAGCTGGCAGCTGGCCCTGATCTTCCTGGCCGCCGCCGTTCCCATCACCATCAACAGCTTCCGGTTCCGCACCCGGTTCAGCAAAGTTGCACGGCGCAGCCAGGACCAGGCCGGCGACCTTGCCACCACCGTGGAGGAGTCCGTTCACGGCATCCGCGTCCTGAAGGCTTTCGGGCGCAGCCGGGAGGCTCTGGAGAACTTCAACGAGCAGGCGGAGGAACTCCGCCAGACAGAGATCGAAAAGGCCCGCCACCAGGCGACCTTCACCATGGTGGTCACCCTGCTCCCCGAGCTCGCCCTGGGCGCCGGACTGGTGGTAGGCGTCATGCTCTGCGCCAGCGGCCAGCTCAGCATCGGTTCGCTGGTTGCCTTCTTCGCCACGGCAGCCGTCATCGCCTCTCCCGTGGAGTTCTCCGGAATGCTGCTGGCCATGGCGCTCACCGCTAAGACCGCCATCGACCGCCACTACGAGGTGATGGACACGCAGAACACCATCACCAGCCCGCCCCAGCCCCGCACACCCGCCACGCTGGCGGGAACGCTGCGCTTCAACAACGCCTCCTTCGCGTTCGAGGACGCGCCGGACAAACCCATCCTGAAGAACATCAACCTCGAGGTCCGCCCCGGGGAAACCATGGCTCTGGTGGGCATCACCGGCAGCGGCAAGAGCGCCCTGATCCAACTGGTCCCCCGCCTGTACGACGTCAGCGACGGTTCCATCACCATCGACGGCGTGGACCTGAAGGAGTTCGACGTCGGAGAGCTGCGGCGGCTAGTGGGCGTCGCCTTCGAGGACACCACGCTCTTCTCCAATTCGGTCCGGGACAACGTCCTCCTGGGTGCCCGGGAACGGACGGACGACGTCCTGGAGGAGGCCTTGGACGTTGCCCAGGCCCACTTCGCGCACTCCCTGCCCGAGGGCGTGGACACCCTCATCGGCGAGGAAGGGCTCAGCCTCTCCGGCGGCCAGCGCCAGCGGATCGCGCTGGCGCGTGCCATCGCCGCCCGGCCCCGCGTCCTGGTGCTCGATGACCCGCTCTCCGCGCTGGACGTGCACACCGAGGAACTCGTGGAGGCACGCCTCCGGGAGGTCCTGAAGGACACCACCACACTGATCGTGGCGCACCGCCCCTCCACCGTGGCGCTGGCGGACCGGGTGGCCCTGCTGGAGGACGGCCGGATCGCCGCCGTTGGAACACACACCGAGCTGCTGGCAAGCAACGCCCACTACCGCTACGTCATCGCCAGCCTGGACCAGGAGCCGCGGGACCTGGACTCCGAACTGTCGGAGCTCGAGGACCAGGCCGAGGAAGTGACCCGATGA
- a CDS encoding ABC transporter ATP-binding protein: MSTATFGTANEDNAHLSKSDSRAVRRRSLALLRSLIRPVRVRFWLTIAMVVLSQAARVAGPALIAFGIDRALPALQAGDNLPLVFTGVAYLLAAVATAGLTALYVTSTARLSQAMLLDLRVRVFRHTQRLSLEFHEKYTSGRIIARQTSDLEALRELLDSGVSSLASGLLFMVFTAVTVFALDWRSGLLVLAAGVPMFFLARWYQKHSQIAFRESRVVSARLIVHFVETMTGIRAVKAFRKERENAETYGQLAEDYRKVTVRSINLNGIFQPGLVLIGNVCVAVVLLFGGFRVLSGDLAVGVLLALILSTKRFFQPVDQMAMFYNSFQSAQAALEKVSGLLEEVPTVRPPKNPVALENARGGIDFNGVEFRYGSGPLVVPRLDLHIPAGQTVALVGQTGAGKSTLAKLIARFYDVTSGTLTLDGVDLRDLSSTDLRRNIVMVTQEAFLFSGSVADNIALGRPEASRDEIEDAAKAVGAHNFILQLPEGYDTDVNKRGGRVSSGQRQLISFARAFLARPAVLILDEATSSLDIPSERLVQSGLARLLAGSDSAGRTALIIAHRLSTVETADRVLVVHDGRIVEDGSPADLIGGGGRFADLHGAWKDSLV; the protein is encoded by the coding sequence ATGAGCACAGCAACGTTCGGTACCGCCAACGAAGACAACGCCCACCTCAGCAAGAGCGACAGCCGCGCAGTACGGCGCCGCTCACTGGCCCTGCTGCGCTCGCTCATACGCCCGGTCCGGGTACGGTTCTGGCTGACCATCGCCATGGTGGTCCTCTCCCAGGCCGCCCGCGTGGCAGGCCCGGCGCTGATCGCCTTCGGCATCGACCGCGCACTGCCCGCCCTGCAGGCCGGAGACAACCTGCCCTTGGTGTTCACCGGCGTCGCGTACCTGCTGGCAGCGGTGGCGACGGCGGGACTCACCGCCCTGTACGTCACCTCCACTGCGCGGCTCAGCCAGGCAATGCTGCTGGACCTGCGGGTGCGCGTTTTCCGGCACACCCAGCGGCTCAGCCTCGAGTTCCACGAGAAGTACACCTCCGGCAGGATCATCGCCCGGCAGACCTCAGACCTCGAGGCCCTTCGCGAACTCCTGGATTCGGGCGTCAGCTCGCTGGCCTCCGGGCTGCTGTTCATGGTGTTCACCGCAGTGACCGTCTTCGCCCTGGACTGGCGCAGCGGCCTGCTGGTCCTTGCAGCCGGGGTGCCGATGTTCTTCCTGGCCCGCTGGTACCAGAAGCACTCGCAGATCGCCTTCCGGGAATCCCGGGTGGTGTCCGCGCGGCTGATCGTGCATTTCGTGGAGACCATGACCGGCATCCGCGCCGTCAAGGCCTTCCGTAAGGAACGCGAGAACGCGGAGACCTACGGGCAGCTGGCCGAGGACTACCGCAAGGTGACGGTCCGTTCCATCAACCTCAACGGCATCTTCCAGCCGGGCCTGGTGCTGATCGGCAACGTATGCGTGGCGGTGGTGCTGCTGTTCGGCGGATTCCGGGTCCTCTCCGGGGACCTCGCCGTCGGCGTCCTGCTGGCCCTGATCCTTTCCACCAAGCGCTTCTTCCAGCCCGTGGACCAGATGGCAATGTTCTACAACTCGTTCCAAAGCGCCCAGGCGGCCCTCGAAAAAGTCTCCGGCCTGCTGGAGGAGGTCCCCACCGTGCGGCCGCCGAAGAATCCGGTGGCCCTGGAAAACGCCCGCGGCGGGATCGACTTCAACGGCGTGGAGTTCCGCTACGGCTCCGGCCCGCTGGTGGTTCCCCGGCTGGACCTGCACATCCCCGCCGGGCAAACCGTGGCCCTGGTGGGCCAGACCGGCGCCGGAAAGTCCACGCTGGCCAAGCTGATCGCCCGCTTCTACGACGTCACGTCAGGGACCCTGACCCTGGACGGGGTGGACCTGCGGGACCTCAGCAGCACGGACCTGCGCCGCAACATCGTCATGGTCACCCAGGAGGCCTTCCTGTTCAGCGGCTCGGTGGCGGACAACATCGCCCTGGGCCGTCCCGAGGCGTCGAGGGACGAAATCGAGGACGCCGCCAAGGCCGTGGGTGCCCACAACTTCATCCTGCAGCTGCCGGAAGGCTACGACACGGACGTCAACAAGCGCGGCGGCCGGGTCTCCTCGGGCCAGCGGCAACTCATCAGTTTCGCCCGGGCGTTTCTGGCCCGGCCTGCGGTGCTGATCCTGGACGAAGCCACCTCGTCCCTGGACATCCCGTCCGAGCGGCTGGTGCAGAGCGGGCTGGCACGGCTCCTGGCAGGCAGCGATTCCGCCGGCAGGACAGCGCTGATCATCGCCCACCGGCTGTCCACCGTGGAAACCGCGGACCGGGTGCTGGTGGTCCATGACGGCCGCATCGTCGAGGACGGCAGCCCGGCGGATCTGATCGGCGGCGGCGGACGTTTTGCGGACCTGCATGGGGCGTGGAAGGACTCACTGGTCTGA
- a CDS encoding helix-turn-helix domain-containing protein — MGNGFGEKLRAERLERGLTQAELGKDLYSPSYISLLETGRREPTAEVIEELARRLELAPKALEAWSQPISVSDAEYVLAGLYARQAWDLRDYPLAASHAATAAQIALDGRNTSAWWNMTYMQAECLIKQGNWQECQRIMQHLLEHPMATESAGLAVRARQMLAGICQGQGQLGAAVDHALEAVKLCAQLPKGSTLIIGAHRALIGALAESGRLDEAWKYCQDMNDHVDEHSMSQLAGEVAWVIGNVAFMRHDYQEGIKHHERAARLLSPANDIELWARFNKASAAVRLSSGIVEPETLSSIERAELALSIVGGNKSDQLEVAFIRARWLYLTGDIVAAVEKLREIHAERASLAKHTAGEVSLLLGKSLKAAGESEEALIHLQEAQKAFSAAGAADRVQQALDAVLEIKLAQRRAANAAKAS, encoded by the coding sequence GTGGGCAACGGATTCGGGGAGAAGCTCCGCGCGGAGCGTCTCGAACGGGGGTTGACGCAGGCTGAACTGGGCAAGGACCTGTATTCACCCAGCTACATCTCACTGCTCGAAACCGGCCGGAGGGAACCCACGGCCGAAGTGATCGAGGAGCTGGCACGCAGGCTGGAGCTGGCACCCAAGGCACTGGAAGCCTGGAGCCAGCCCATCTCGGTAAGCGACGCCGAATACGTCCTGGCCGGCCTGTACGCCCGGCAGGCCTGGGACCTGCGGGATTACCCGCTCGCCGCCAGCCACGCCGCCACGGCCGCGCAGATCGCGCTGGACGGCAGGAACACCAGCGCCTGGTGGAACATGACTTACATGCAGGCCGAATGCCTGATCAAGCAGGGCAACTGGCAGGAATGCCAGCGCATCATGCAGCACCTCCTGGAACACCCCATGGCCACCGAATCGGCCGGGCTCGCTGTCCGCGCCCGCCAGATGCTCGCCGGCATCTGCCAGGGCCAGGGCCAGCTCGGCGCCGCGGTGGACCACGCCCTGGAGGCCGTCAAACTCTGCGCGCAGCTGCCCAAGGGTTCCACCCTCATCATCGGCGCACACCGGGCCCTGATCGGCGCCCTGGCCGAAAGCGGCCGCCTGGATGAGGCCTGGAAGTACTGCCAGGACATGAACGACCATGTGGACGAACACTCCATGTCGCAGCTGGCCGGTGAGGTCGCCTGGGTGATCGGCAACGTGGCCTTCATGCGCCACGACTACCAGGAGGGCATCAAGCACCACGAGCGCGCGGCACGCCTGCTCTCCCCCGCCAACGACATCGAACTGTGGGCACGGTTCAACAAGGCCTCCGCCGCGGTACGGCTCTCCTCGGGGATCGTGGAACCGGAAACCCTGTCATCCATCGAGCGGGCCGAGCTGGCCCTGTCCATCGTGGGCGGCAACAAGTCGGATCAGCTTGAGGTAGCCTTCATCCGCGCCCGGTGGCTGTACCTGACCGGGGACATTGTGGCCGCCGTCGAAAAGCTCCGCGAAATCCATGCCGAGCGGGCCTCACTGGCCAAACACACGGCAGGCGAGGTTTCGCTGCTGCTGGGCAAGTCCCTCAAGGCCGCCGGTGAGTCGGAAGAGGCGCTGATCCACCTCCAGGAAGCGCAGAAGGCCTTCAGTGCAGCAGGTGCGGCGGACCGCGTCCAGCAGGCACTGGACGCGGTCCTGGAGATCAAGCTGGCCCAACGGCGCGCCGCCAACGCTGCGAAGGCCAGCTAG
- a CDS encoding phosphoribosylaminoimidazolesuccinocarboxamide synthase produces the protein MSETPASRGFSSAGTLDLPGWTHVYSGKVRDLYEPADESVKERVGQDCVLVVASDRISAYDHVLSSEIPDKGRILTQLSLWWFDQLGVEHHVLGSTVEEGVPAEVEGRAMICKKLDMFPVECIARGYLTGSGLLEYRASGTVCNIPLPDGLVDGSRLEHAIFTPSAKAAVGEHDENITYDAVVALVGDDIAARLSELTLKIYTTAEKIARERGIILADTKVEFGYDAVSGSITLGDEVLTPDSSRFWDAGTYQPGQAQPSYDKQYVRDWLTSAESGWDRASDTPPPALPAEVVERTRSRYVEAYEKITGKTFA, from the coding sequence ATGAGCGAAACTCCCGCATCCCGCGGCTTCAGCAGCGCCGGCACCCTGGACCTGCCGGGCTGGACCCACGTCTATTCCGGCAAGGTCCGCGACCTGTATGAGCCCGCCGACGAGTCCGTCAAGGAGCGCGTGGGCCAGGACTGTGTGCTGGTGGTGGCCAGCGACCGGATCAGCGCCTACGACCATGTGCTCTCCAGCGAGATCCCGGACAAGGGCCGCATCCTCACCCAGCTGAGCCTGTGGTGGTTCGACCAGCTGGGCGTGGAGCACCACGTCCTGGGCTCCACCGTCGAAGAAGGGGTCCCCGCCGAAGTCGAGGGCCGTGCCATGATCTGCAAGAAGCTGGACATGTTCCCGGTGGAGTGCATCGCCCGCGGCTACCTCACCGGATCCGGGCTGCTCGAATACCGGGCGTCCGGCACCGTCTGCAACATCCCGCTGCCGGACGGCCTGGTGGACGGTTCCCGGCTGGAGCATGCCATCTTCACTCCGTCGGCAAAGGCAGCTGTTGGCGAGCACGACGAAAACATCACCTACGACGCCGTCGTGGCGCTGGTGGGGGATGACATTGCGGCCCGCCTGAGCGAACTGACGCTGAAGATCTACACCACCGCGGAAAAGATTGCCCGCGAGCGTGGCATCATCCTGGCCGACACCAAGGTGGAATTCGGCTATGACGCCGTCTCCGGTTCCATCACGCTGGGTGACGAGGTCCTGACGCCGGACTCCTCACGGTTCTGGGACGCCGGCACCTACCAGCCGGGGCAGGCCCAGCCGTCCTACGACAAGCAGTATGTCCGGGACTGGCTGACGTCCGCCGAATCCGGCTGGGACCGGGCCTCGGATACGCCGCCGCCCGCACTTCCGGCTGAAGTGGTGGAGCGCACCCGCAGCCGTTACGTCGAGGCGTACGAGAAGATCACGGGCAAGACCTTCGCCTGA